The genomic stretch TACCATAACATCATGTAGTCAGCGAAGAGGCTATTTTGGTATCAATGAGGTGAACATGGTAATGAGTGCCCTTCATGGCCTGATGGGCTCACTATATATTATTGTACTATATGTCAACACCATGTTGTGTTACTGTTAGCTTGTCAGCGATATGATTTCCTACCTATCGTTGTTGGAAAATAAATGGAGCACTGCATTATTCTCCAGTAGTTGAACTAACCATAACTATCACCATATGCAAGTCCCccaccccccaaaaaaaaactcAGATGAGCTTTGTATTGCCATATATGCCATCATGTAAAACCTAAACTTCCTCTTCCTAACTTGCCAATTTAACCTCAACTAATTATGCTGGCAACTAGGCAATAAGATCAGATGAGGGGTTAAGTGAAGGGGATATATCGTCTTATCCTTACAAGCACAGATTGTGCCTAAGAAGTGGGGAAAATATTCGAATGAACTGTCCAAACCCTCATGTGAGTATTATAACATTAGACTTGTTAACCTCTGCACGGTGTTTTACTTCCAATGTGCATACTCTACACATAGAGCAGATAAACTAAGTGCATTTCAGATAACAATCTACAGCAGTTGCAAAAGCATAAACGGAAAAGGAACTCACATGAATGAGGTGCAGGTGCCACTTGTGACATCCCAGCAGGACCCGCTCGTGTTGCCTCTTCACTTGGAGCAGGACTTGTCCCTGTTCCATGTTCACTTGGAGGATGTGGATGAGCAAAAGAAACGGTGGGCAAAGGTGGCTCTGGTAGAGCAGGAGGGGAAGGAACAGGGGATGCACCCTGTGTACTGTGACCATGTCGAGAACGACTAGCAGGCGAAGGCGACGATGGATGTGGTGGTAAAGCAATGGAAGCAGATCGGTGATCATTAGCTGCAGGCTCAGCAGCTGGTGTAACAGGCTCTCTTTTCTTTGGCTTGTTTTTGCTGTATGGACACCCAGATGGAGGTGGAGCACTATATCTGGGTTGCGGCACAGGAAAATGTactggagcaggagcaggagctggATGCCTGTTGTCGTAATGACTgtggtgatggtgatgatggccGTGATGACCATGATGATGCATGGGTGCAGGACTTGGTGCATCAGAACCACCTCCACTATGTAAGGAATGCCTGAGATAGGATGAAAGGCTAATCTGCTTTACCCTGCCAAATACTGTATGATTCAGACCCAAGTTTCCCGAGGATGACGATGAATTGGTAATTGTTCGTGCTAACTGCTTCATCCTTGGTACAGATGGCTGGTTATTTCCAACTTTGGGGACAATGGAGGTCTCAACAATTGTTGGAGGGAGAATCGTTGAACCTTGTGAATTTGTCAATTTGATATACAGATTCTGCAATACAAAATATTTGGAACTCAATTGACAGGAAAAGGAAAGAGAAGATACTACTACTAGGTGATTCCTCCCTTCTCAATTTTCCTTTTGGCTTAGAATAGAATGACAAGTCCAAAGCACCAcacacaaacaaaaaaaaagaagatagaAACAACTATTTGCGCTTCGTTCTTTTTTACTTGTTGCGATCACAAATATAACAACTCCATCTAGGTTTGTCCTCAGGGAaacttttttaactttgactatATAGATTGACAGCAAAAGTTAGACATTACTATATTTATGatggaaaaaaaatatagtgTATAACACTTTAAATTTAAGATGATATGTTTTTATTGATATTGGCATATTGCTTGTCAAAGCTAAAAAAATTACTAAGGGCAACCCTAGATGGAGCTATATTTGTGATAGTATGTGAACTGGTGTCATATGCCTACAGTACATGGGTTCCATATTCACAGGACTATTTGAACACGTGGCCAGCAAATTAATAAGTAAATGTCAGAAACTTCGTCAGAGATTGCAATATGTCTACAAGATTATATGCACCACTTACATGCAGATTTTGCATAAATATGCAATTATGCATAGACTTGTGGAGTGCCAGAATCACCAAATGTCTAAGCTTTTGGCATAATGAAGGTTGCTAGAAGAAGAATCAAATGAGCAAATCTCACATGTGCATATGCTACTTCTTTTGATGCTATTAAATTGAACACACAATGCAGACAAACACAAAGAAACTAGGCCAGAAGGTACAACTAACCTCGTATGGATTGAGTAGTAGTCCTGCCTTCATTTGATCCTTTAACTCGTTGGTTCTGTCTTGTAATTTGTAGATCGGATAGTTCAGAGTAAAATTAAAGGTAGCATGGGGCTTCTGAAGAAGAAAAGCAGTTTGTGGAGGGATGATTGTTATTCCTCCTGGAAATTTAATTACTTCAAAGGATGATGAATTCCCAAATAGAGGTTCAGTCAAGTGGATTGTTGACTGCCGTACAACCAAGGACATGAACTTTGATCTAAGAATGCTCAACCATGTTGATGATATAGTCATGTTCTCTGGGAAAGGAACAatgttgaagatgatgtttgTCCAGTTTGATCCATCTAATGGATGTAGCATATTCACAACCACCTGTATACAAGTTCGAGCATCAGTCTAGAGCAACTGGATGAAAATATCAAGCAATGTGTAGATCAAGGGAATTCAAGGACCTACCGTGGAATTAGGAATGCCAACTTCCTCATATATATCCAGTTCAAGCTGGGATTTATTTCCACTCAGCTCAGGAACTGTCTTGTGTAGCCTAAAGCTTGCCACTATAGCAGCTGCAAAATATAGGTTCATTAGTAAAGATATGCTATAATGGAGTGTTTGTTGCTATGAGCCCAGTGCAAGATTATACTTCATATGGTTTGGGAATAGACCGTAGGCCAAATTGCTGTGTACTGATCTATCTGGACTAAACAAGGAATGACAAGTCACCAGAAATCCCTAGGTTCATAACGCAGTAAATAAGATGAAATGAAAATCCGTGCACAATCCCACAGATTAATGCAAACTCATCCACAATAAGTCAATACCAGCATAACACAATGCTAGGTGGCCACATTAAATATAGTAAGGTACGTTGCATCATCAAATTTAACGAAACAAGGAATCTAATATGATACACAAATCAGTAAACAACACAAAATAGCTACTGGCTGCATCCTAGTCCCTAGCCATTACCTAATACCGCGGGCAGATAATAGTAGCCCCATTTTAGCAGAAAGATTTGTTGCCTGTATAAACCCACTATGTTTACAAAAATAGCACCAACACATGCCAAAGCAGTCCCCTTCCTTGGAGTTGATTCAAATTTTTTCAGCCAAACGCATAAGACTCgcttattttggctgaatattcCCCAAAACGGCATTTCGCACCCCCCAAAAAGAGCACCGACACTTGTCCAACAGCCTAAACAGCACAGATCAaactcaagcatcaccatccagCAGAAACAAGCCATTCGCGACTAAATTTGCAGGCCATACACACCAATAGAGAGCAGCGAGCTCTACTAGAAGATCCAGCTTGCGGCCCGAATACGCAAAGTCTCGGCAAGGCTCCTCGCAGTCAAAGGTAATTCAAATTTCCAGCCCGAAACCGCAACTATTCACCGCGCGCATCCAGATCCAAAGCGGAGCATCCACCAACGAACTCCCAGCGCAACGCAAACGCAGATCGAGCAAACAACCGCCACTCGGCGACCACGGGCGAACGGAACCGAGATCTCGCAATGCGGGGGGTGGAGCGCTCACCTCCGAACTCGTCGCCCGGATCCGGGCCCTCCTTGGCGCCGCCCCGCCCCGCGAAGGGCGGGAGCCAGAAGAGCGCCGACAGCAGCACGGCCACCCCGAGCACGAGCGCCGCCACGCATTGCAGCCGAACCACCCTCGCCgccgctcctcctccgcctccgcaGCAGCAGAAGCGGCGGGCGCTACCGGCCCTGCTTCCTCCTGCGCCTCCGCCTGCGCCGCCGCCCGCCCCGTCCGGCGGCTGCTGCGCCTCGCCGGCGTCCTTCCCCATCCGGCGCCGCGATCTCACGCAtaccggccggccgccgccgacgaGCGAGGGGTGAGGGGGCGCCCCGCCATTGCCGCCGCTGAGTGGGTGGGTGCGGTCGGCCCAGCTGCTGGTGGTGGCTCTCTCTCTTCCCTAGGGTTAGGGTCGCGGGTCGCTCGCCGCGTCGTTGCTTAAGGAGGAGGCGACGGAGGTGGGCGAGGAAGGTGAGAGAAAGGGAGAGGTAAACCGCAGCGAGGTGAAATGGAATGCGAATGCAGCCTGCCCAGCCGAGGAGGAGAAGCGAGAGCTAGCTCTAGCCTCTAGTAGCTGTGTTGTctcgaggagaggagaggagaggagaggagagagacCAGCGGCGGTTGGAGACTTTTGCAGAGGGAGTGTGAGATTAGTGAGGAGTGACTAGGTTATTATTAGTGGGTAAAGCGCTCTCTGATAGGTTTATTAAAGCTGTTAATCTGTTTTTGTTGTGTTGGTGTGGACTATGTTTGCTTTTTTGAACTTTTTCTGATTGATCTCTGTGGTTGTCTTCATTAGCTTGTCTTTGGGTTGGGTTTTGGTGGCGGAtggtttgaagattttgaaactgGGATGTGGGCATTGGTAGGGCAGGATCTTCTATGGTCATTTCGCCATGTTATAGTCTTATAGAGGTTTATTTGCACAGAAAGGATGCGGTTGTAGGCTTAGTTAAAGCTAACTTAATTTAAATCGTGTTTATAGAAAACACTAACATTTAAGATTACAAATAGTATTATTATTACGGAAAAGCTAACTTACGAGCGCGCACGCGATCGAGCTCCAATTTGTAGAACCCTACGGCCGTCTGATTCGCACTCGTGCCCCCAACCGACTTGCGCCCGCACCATCGCCCTTCTTCCCTGAATCCGATGTCAAGGTTTTTAGTGACCATGCCCCACCCTTCTTTCCCAACTGAAGTGGGGTATAGAAGGGCCGGCCGGGGGAGGCATGTAGGTCAGGGGATGGTCGATGGGCGGTTTAGGGGAACCGACAGCGACAAGGGTGATCGGGTCAGGACGTGCAGGGCGTCATGGCTGGAGTTTTGTCGTGGCAGCATGTGGGAGGGCGTGGGGGAGGAAGAAGGGAAGAATGCGGTCGCTGTTGGCGATAGGTTCTCGCCGCGACCGCAAAGCTCCGAAAAGATCCTACCACCGGTGGAAGTGGGGTGAGGGTGGTGTTGTTGGATCCGGGGCTGGCTAAGGTGGATGTGGCGTGAGAGGCCACGCCGACGCTTGGGAGGCAACGCCGGAGTTCGAGGAGGAGGTGGGGTGAGGAAGAGAAGAAGATAAGGAGGGGAGAGAGGGGGGAAGGAGCTAGGGTGGGGGAAAATAAGCCTATGTGGTACAAGTGTGCAGATGAATGGGTCTTAAGATGACATTGTCTCtagtatatttttattattaaagtaTACACTCTATACAAAAGAATGCTTATTTAGTATGATACTATCCATCATTATGTTTtggtataaatttagtcaaattttAATGCTATTTTAGCATGGCATCTTAGAAAAGTCTTCTATCATATAGTATATGGTCTTAAAAGTACAATACACTTATACATAAGTGGTTAATCTTTTTTTTAACGGAACACGTTGCGAACAAAGACGCTCACATTCAGTACTCTCTATGAACATGATGCACACACCTCAAAAAAACTTAACTAGAGAAGAAGATCTCGAGGTTGATTaaataaatctaaaaaaaatatgagCGGACGTGTCAAAGGTAAGAACGTTAACATGAATGAACATATTCCACCGCAAATGTAACCAACTAAGCTATATTTCAGTTTCTAAACAGTATTTCTTTCATCGTAAAACTCTCAACCCAAGTTTTAATCAAAAAAAAGTTCTCAACTTAAGTAATGCAAGTCTCACGGGTTGTGATGGTGGAAGCTAATGACAGGTTGTGGGCgcaataaatgaaaacaaaGATGGGAACACACAGCACTACCCCTGCGATTTCCCTGATGCCGAATCTTCTAGAGAACCAGATCAGCTGACGAGGTGAAGAAGACCTGACCTGACGCTCCACGGAACATTGACCCGTACAAGTACTACGGGTTCTCCTAGGCGAAGGAGGGGCCGTGCCCGTGCCAGTGCGCGCCACAGGAGATCCGGTTGGCTGGCGACCTGGCATTGGGTGCGGGCGGATGGACGGGTGAGCCACCCGACCCGCCCGATTCGCGATTCCACTCGACTCGGATCAGACAGACCCGTGACATGGGCCCACCTCTCCTCCCTTTCCCGGAAACCGACGGCCTCCGATCCCACGAGCTCCTGCCCCTCTGCGTGCACCGTCGTGTGGGGCCGCGAGGTCAGCGGATCCGGAGCCCAGCAGGTCCACGGAACCGGGCGCACGGACGGGTTCGAGTGTTCCGCCTGGACTAATTAGCACAAGCGTCCGCGTGGACTCTCGGTCACTGACCGCGTGGCCCCGCGGTCGAGGCGGGGAGACGCCGCCACTtgtgttgggccttgtttagttccgaaaactgaaaagttttcgcaactgtagcactttcgtttgtttgtggtaaatattgtccaatcatagactaactagagtcaaaagattcgtctcgtgatttacagtcaaactgtatgattagtttttgttttcgtctatatttaatgcttcatgcatgtgccgcaagattcgatgttacagagaatcttgaaaactttttggatttcggggtgaactaaacatggccttggTCGCGCAACAAGGAACGGGTGACTGGGTGAGGTGAGAGGTGTCTAGAagccctgcctgcctgcctgcctcggCGTCAGCCAAGACGGAGATGTTTCCTCAGCTTCTGCACACGTGTGGCCTCCTGCTACGTTTGGCACGGCTTCGAACATCTTCGGCACTCTGCAGTATAATCCCTCGCTTCCAAACTAAGTATTATTTTCGGTGTTCATGTcacaaattttaatttaattttataaaaaatatatttgtatctttaaataaatttattaaaaagctAAGTTCAAAATTCTTTCTattgatactaattatataatataaatattaatatttttaaatatatatttaatcaatGTTATTTCTCGAGAAGcgatttggaacggagggagcacGAATGAAGCTTGAATGGGgccttatttaggccttgtttagttccgaaaatttttggaaaattgatactgtagcactttcgtttgtatattacaaatattatctaattatggagtaactaggctcaaaagattcgtctcgtcaattccgaccaaactgtgcaattagtttttattttcgtctatatttaatactccatgcatgcgtctaaagattcgatgtgacggagaatgtgaaaaattttgcaaaatttcctaggaactaaacaaggccttagttggtgAAAGATTTTAGGTTTAGCTAATGcaatattttcatttctatttaataattattgtctaattatggacggaaaaagtctacataaccccccaaactatctaaGGTGGAATACTTTACCCccccaaactataaaaccggatattctacccccagaactttcaaaaccggtcaaataaaccgctcgagtggttttagagggtggttttgtctttttcttttttatttatttccgctgaatctttgaaaaatcataataaatcacagaaaaatcataaaataaaaaattcaattttgttggactcctgatAAGTATatctacatagtgaatatataatatgatatactttagtacaaagtttttttctgtatctttaaatctatgtttttctgtaattaattagaataattcatatatgtagtttctatggtccaattgtggtaaaatttttatggtgggctcattattgtatgcttgaactatggtaaaaatttcatactcattggatcacatataacttagttatagataaagcatagatttaacaagaataaagctaaataaatctataactaaattttacttgatccaatggatacgAAACTTTtatcatagttcaagcatacaataatgagtccaccataaaaaatttaccacaattgaaccattggaactacatatatgaattattctttttaattatagaaaaacatagatttaaatctacaaccaaaactttgtactaaagtataccatattatataatcattgtgtagatctactcatcagaagtccaacaaaattgaacttttcattttatgatttttctgtgatttattatgatttttcaaagattcagtggaaataaataaaaaagaaaaagacaaaaccaccatctaaaaccactcgagggggttatttgaccggttttgaaagttcagggggtaaaatatccggttttatactttgggggatgaagtattccaccttagatagtttggggggttatatagactttttctaattatggactaactagactcaaaagatttatctcacaaattacagataaattatacaattagttatttttaatctatatttaggccttgtttagatccaaaaagtttttggattttgatactgtagcacttccatttttatttgacaaacattgtccaatcatgaagtataggcttaaaaattcatctcgtgatttacagtgtgCAATTAGCTTTttacatctatatttaatgttccatgtatgtacagtaagatttgatatgacggggaatcttgaaaagtttttggtttttggagtgaactaaataaggccttaatgTTGTATGCATGTATttatctaaagattcaatgtgacagacaatcttttaaaaaatttaggaatttttttgaactaaacaggcCTGGGTGAAACCAGATTGCACAAAGGGTACATACGTTCGTTTCAGCTTCTCGCTGCCGCGGCAAACAAAAGACTTGTGCTGCACTGTTTCTTGTGTTGGTGCAGCCCGCTGATCTGAACGATCTAGCTTTTGTAATCTCAACTGTTCCTATGATCAATCGGTTTAGGGCCGCTCTCAAAGAgagttttatttacatttaatgaACTGCCACATAAGTGTTTTTATGATATGATAATATTtttaagaggaaagaaaaagttaCTTTTGGCATAATTATTAACTCTTTATGAGTCATGAAGTTTACTCCGTAGACCTTTCCAATATGACTATGACTAGCCATCAAGAGTGGACGTTTTATTCATGATATTATTTTATTTGTCATGACGGTTTTAGAGACAACGTCATAAACCTTTCTAGTATATGAGGTCAGTCTAGGTGGTCCTTCAATGTACTGTTTCCGAAACAAATCTGttgacagagcatcaatgaaacgaataatgaaacaacgtccaaaatgcatgagtttcaccttgacgtttcttaggctgggcaaagcatttaattactgcaaaatgattggatcacatacaagatggtgaaacgatttagccctcagtggagatttcatcttatttcaccgcgtgggaaacaacgcccgcggagtttcaccatactttcttctctctcctctttatTTCGTACAAAAAGTGCAGTTTCGCTaacatgacgctctaataaatatgcatgacatcctggtaaAACCTCCACTGAAACTGGTCTGACCGGCCTTATAatcattttgaaaaaaaatgtataacatattttttatttattactaCATACGTACTTCTAATACTTACTCCGATGTATAAAAAAAATGTATAGAATATGGAGCCAGACAGCCAAGTGGGGCCTGCAACTGTCGTTGGTTCTCGGATGACCTTGAGATCGACGACAGAGACGAAGACGTCTCATGTTTTCACGGACCGAGAGGAGCTGTGACAGTtttcattaattaattattactaGGAGTTGTGACGTTGATGGCAGAATTAATCACGCTTGTGATCGAGATGAGGTGAGATGGGATGCTGCACTGGATTTATTCTTTACTCCTACTTTCGTCTCATTCATTGGCTTGTCGGTACGCACTGGTACTGGTACACCCTGTATGTTCCCGAGTCATTTTCGGCACGTAGCCCCACCCGCTCTCCACTTCCCACCGACTGCTGCCCGCCTGCTCTGCGTCCCAACCCTTTCGTGTGTACCAAGGCCGTGTGTTTAGTTCATCAACCAAAACATTTCgttacactgtagctttttcgtttgtttgtagtaattattgtccaaccatggactaaccaggcttaaaagattcgtcttatcaatttcgaccaaactgtgtaattagtttttattttcatctatatttaataccccatgcatatatctaaagattcgatgtgatgggaaatcttgaaaatttttaggtttttggtaggaagtaaacaagacccaagTGCGTTTTCTCACTCCAAGTGTGCAGTTTTGTGTGTTCAGTTCAAATAGCAAAAGGGTTCGAGCCGTAGCTCGAGCAGCCTCCAGCTGATGAAGCGGCTGGTCATGCGTTATCGTGATTCCCACCAGGGTTTTTTTCCAGTTTAACACGTGCAACCTCTCTCGTGTAGAGCCATAATAAAGAGATAATGACGTACCCATCGTCTATGGAGCCTCGTGCTTTCGATGATATCATTACAGTCACGATCTTCGAATctacgtat from Sorghum bicolor cultivar BTx623 chromosome 3, Sorghum_bicolor_NCBIv3, whole genome shotgun sequence encodes the following:
- the LOC8062293 gene encoding uncharacterized protein LOC8062293, which codes for MGKDAGEAQQPPDGAGGGAGGGAGGSRAGSARRFCCCGGGGGAAARVVRLQCVAALVLGVAVLLSALFWLPPFAGRGGAKEGPDPGDEFGAAIVASFRLHKTVPELSGNKSQLELDIYEEVGIPNSTVVVNMLHPLDGSNWTNIIFNIVPFPENMTISSTWLSILRSKFMSLVVRQSTIHLTEPLFGNSSSFEVIKFPGGITIIPPQTAFLLQKPHATFNFTLNYPIYKLQDRTNELKDQMKAGLLLNPYENLYIKLTNSQGSTILPPTIVETSIVPKVGNNQPSVPRMKQLARTITNSSSSSGNLGLNHTVFGRVKQISLSSYLRHSLHSGGGSDAPSPAPMHHHGHHGHHHHHHSHYDNRHPAPAPAPVHFPVPQPRYSAPPPSGCPYSKNKPKKREPVTPAAEPAANDHRSASIALPPHPSSPSPASRSRHGHSTQGASPVPSPPALPEPPLPTVSFAHPHPPSEHGTGTSPAPSEEATRAGPAGMSQVAPAPHSSYATRMQGNVPCRWVVFVLALCTLTSLLR